One stretch of Eretmochelys imbricata isolate rEreImb1 chromosome 1, rEreImb1.hap1, whole genome shotgun sequence DNA includes these proteins:
- the LOC144259609 gene encoding interleukin-2 receptor subunit alpha-like codes for MELIFLLLWAMLRSREATGHGNGKCPAPHYIEFAEIIIDRVMLGSKGRYKCEDGYKRTIGESNLIVCINDTGLIHWTTKTSVCTRVSMAASQQSERKPQSSAPENPVTIVPSDTAGYCGIPSPVEHATPTMTHYAVGQELHYKCLGGYDARPPTSDISTCKEESGKIFWTRLSLLCTNDSRSGEEMTQPIPITDTSEPSHVPPVMLHVCTATSELSHVPSVMLPVTVAVSTVFPIIFILLGWIIIPKLWRRRSFTEEVKTEKTKSILITAARVEMESEVEAHRLKSNM; via the exons GGAAGTGCCCCGCCCCACACTACATTGAGTTTGCTGAGATTATCATTGACAGGGTCATGCTGGGCAGCAAGGGGCGATACAAGTGTGAAGATGGCTATAAAAGGACAATTGGGGAGAGTAATTTAATTGTCTGTATTAATGATACTGGGCTCATTCACTGGACCACAAAAACTTCTGTATGTACAC GGGTCTCCATGGCTGCTTCACAGCAGTCAGAAAGAAAACCACAGAGCAGTGCACCTGAGAATCCAGTCACCATAGTGCCATCTGACACAGCAG GTTATTGTGGGATACCCAGCCCTGTGGAACATGCCACACCTACGATGACACATTATGCCGTAGGTCAGGAACTGCATTACAAGTGTCTGGGAGGTTATGATgctcgacccccaacctctgATATCAGCACGTGTAAGGAAGAGAGTGGGAAAATCTTCTGGACAAGGCTAAGTCTGCTGTGCACTAATGACAGCAGGAGTGGAGAAGAGATGACACAACCAATTCCAATAACAG ATACATCAGAACCATCCCATGTCCCACCAGTGATGCTTCATGTCTGCACAG CTACATCAGAGCTGTCCCATGTCCCATCGGTGATGTTGCCTGTCACAG TTGCTGTCTCTACTGTCTTCCCAATCATTTTCATCCTTTTGGGGTGGATCATCATACCGAAACTATG GAGACGGAGGAGTTTTACAGAAGAAGTAAAGACTGAAAAGACAAAGTCCATTCTAATAACAGCAGCAAGAGTGGAAATGGAAAGTGAGGTGGAAGCTCACAGACTAAAATCCAATATGTGA